The sequence GGTACacaatatttgaatattttcttTAGTTGATCTGTATGCCTATGACCGGTGATACCGTTTTCCCTTGTAACGACATAGTTGCGGTTTCCTTTTACCTCCGATATTGTTCCGGGCACCGATTTATCGGGGCCGCTGTATTCCTGCAACCATACTGGATCTCCTTCCTTCATTTGATGTGATGGTCTGCTAGTGAACCTTTCTACCTGCTCGCTTTGAGATTGCCGGACTCGTTGATCCACTGTGGCGCCTGGTTGAAGTAAGTCTAGCCTACAGCGCAGAGCTCGTTTCTGTAACATCATGGCTGGTGACTCACCTGTCGTACTGTGCGGACAATTTCGGTAGTTAAATAAAAAGGTCTGTAATGCCACATCCAAATCTACCTTTTCCTTGGTGGCTTTCCGCAGCGCCCGTTTGCATAGCTTGACAGCCCCTTCTGCGGCTCCGTTCGAAGCAGGATGGTATGGTGCACTGTAAGTGTGTTTAATTCCACTCCTTGTCATGAATTGATCAACTTCCTGACTCGTAAAGGGAGGCCCATTGTCCGAAACCACTTCTTTTGGCAACCCGAAGCGAGCAAATATTTCCATTAACACCTTAATCACAGCGGTCCCTGTAGTTCTCTGCATCACAAAAGCTTCGATCCATTTTGTTGTTGAATCTACAATGACAAAGAACGTCCTTCCTTCAAAGGGGCCTAAAAAATCAATGTGCAGTCTACTCCATGCTTGCTCATGGTATGGCCACGGTTGGGGTGCTGACTTCGCAGGTGCTGCTGCGTCTGCCGCACAGATTGCACAAAGCTTGCAAATTTGTTCAATTTCTTTATCAATACCAGGCCACCAAACAAAGCTGGGGGCTACGGCCTTCATCTTCACCATACCCTGGTGACTGCTATGTAATTCTTTCATAATACTAGGTCGCAGTGCTGTTGGTATCACCATCCGATACCCCCACATAACGCAGCCTGTATCAGTGTATAGTTCTTGTCTTCGTgtaaaataaggtttaatttcTTCCTCTGAACAATGATCTGGCCATCTCCCCTGCTTAAAAATTGGTTTACTTTTCTTAATGTATCATCTTTTTCTGTCTCTTTCTTCACCTCCATGCTCGTAATAGGCAGGAAATCTTGCACAAAGTTTATATATGTTACCTCTGTATAGtccttgataaaataaaaataaaataaaatagccttTATTTACAGAACAGAGAATAGTTGCACTTTATCTCTCTATTATCTCCCATCTTTTGTATTCTTTGTCTGCTTGCCCttcggcaaaggcctcctccaaccttTTCCACTCTCTCCGATCTCCGATCGGGTAACTAGAGAGTTCTTTTCTGATATTCCTTGTTTTTGCTTGCGTTTactttgattaattttattagtatttttgtttaattttattagttttattagtatttttgtTTAGTGGTGGAGGGTTTTGGTCTGACTCCCCACGATGACCAGTCGGCTTGGGGACTGTTGTGTTTAtagttgttttagtttttagttgttTTTGTTTCTGTTTCCGGTGggtttttgttttctttgatTGCTATTGGGCCATTCCATTGGTGGATGTGGATGCTTGAGAATCCGATCTAGAGCGGTTCGTGAACTCATATTCATTTGTTTTGTTCATCTTAGAAGGGGCTAGTGGGCGTTCCTCCTGCTTATTGCTATTGAGTGTCGGAGAGTTGGTTGGTGAACGTTTCCTTTTTCCATTGTTTTTTCCTTGGCTGGGTTTTTCCTTAACTATCAGTTTATCATACTTGATCATAGCAATTTTTCCATTCTTGATTTCTTCTTTTTTCTTGATATTGAGGTCTTTTCTTATTTCGATTACGTCTTTAGGATAGTCTTCTGACACGTAGATATTTGTTGGTAGTCTTTTGTTGTTCTGTAATACTTGCCTTTTCCTCCATGCTAGAGTAAATTTTACTAATATTGGTCTACGTTTGTTATCCTTCTTAATTCCTAGTCTGCGAGCTTCGCATATTTCCCACTTATCAAACGGTTCTATATCTCCATCCTCGGCTACGGTGCTCAGTACCAGTTCCATTAATTCCGTGTGGTTATGCTCGGCCTCTTCTACACCGTGGATTATCAAGTTGTTTTTCCTCACCTCCCTTTCCAAGTTACGAACTTTCGTATTGATTGTTTTCACTTCACTTTTCAATTTTAAATTCTCTCCTACTAATGGAGCTAATTTTTCTTCTATAGTTGATGCTAAACTTGTCTTGACATTTTCTGTTATAGAATTTGTATGTCTTTCAAAGTCCTTTCTCAGTGCAGTCAtgttttcttccatttttttaaGAATTGTTTCCATTGTTTATCGTTTAAAGTAATTCTACTAAATTGGTAGAAATATTTTTCCCTGGTATTACTGTTTAAAGGTTGGTATCCCTTGTTTGGGGTATTTGGGCTTCTTTCTACTAGCAACCCCGTATTAGACGTGACTGTCACTGAGCGGAAGTGCTTGTAATGTCGCTAGGTTTTAGGTTATGTTGTGTTTATATTTATAGTTATATATGGTTTGCAGGGATACTTTTGACGCTGTTTTTGCTTTAATCGTCACTTTTTCAGCGAGTTTTTTAGCAGATCACAGACGTTAGGCTGCACTTTTAACGTGTCTTGTGTTTTTGTAGTTCAATAGTTGGTTTTTCACTgggttttttattaaaatcactGCACGACACTTATAGCGGTTATCACTTGACACCGGAAGCCCTGTATAGTCCTTGACATCCTGACTAGTCGATGGTAATCTTGATAATGCATCCGCTGCATTCTTAGCTGTTGGGATGTATTCGATGTCATATTGATAGCCACCCAGGATTACTGCCCATCTTTGCAAGCGGCTGGCAGCCATTACTGGAATacttgctttgtctccaaaaatTGTCACTAATGGTTTGTGATCTGTTCTTAAAACAAACCGACGACCGTACAGGTATTGATGGAATTTTTTTACCGAGTATATGATTCCCAACGCTTCCTTGTCAATCTGTGAGTATGCTCGCTCTGCTTTATTTAAAACTCGGGAAGCATATGCTATAGCTCTCTCTGTACCATCTGGCATAACGTGTGATataacgccggccactccatgGCTGCTGGCATCAGTAGTCAGAATCAGCGGCAGCTCTGGTGAATAGTGCACCAACACCTTGCTGGAAGACaataaatgttttatgttattAAAGGCCTTATCACAGTCCGCTGTCCAATTAAACTTCATGTCCTTCTTTAATAGTGCATATAACGGGGCCATTATTGtactaatattttttacaaatttagcaTAGTACATTGTCATGCCTATAAAAGATCTCAGCTCAGCTACATTGCTTGGCGTAGTTGCATCCACAATTCCTTCTATCTTCTTGGGGCAAGTATGAATACCTTCACTGTTTACCACATAACCCAAGTATGTTATAGATTCCGACATGAAAGagcatttttcttttttaatttttaaaccatACTTTTGAAGTCGCTCAAAAACTGCAGTTAAATTCTTTAAATGTTCTTGATCATCTAACCCTGTAATAACCACATCGTCTAAAAATACACCAACTCGAGGTATGTCCACAAACATTTGCTCCAGAATCCTCTGAAATATTCCAGGGCTCGAGGATAGACCATATATAAGACGATTATATTTAAAGAGGCCCTTGTGTGTGTTTATGACTGTATACTTGGAGGTATCATCCAGAACTAGCTGTGCATATGCCTGTGACAGGTCAATTTTACTAAACTTTTTACCACCATGTAATTTGGCAAACAAATCCTCCACTCTTGGCAAGGGAAAACGGTCCACTTCTAAATACTTGTTCAAACTTATCTTGTAATCTCCACAAATCCGGAGGGATCCATCTGACTTGACCACAGGAACAATCGGAGTTGCCCAGTCTGCAGATTCCACCGGTGTGATGACACCTTCCCGCTGCAGTCGCTCGAGCTCCCGCTCCACTGGTCCCCGAAGGGCGTACGCTAGCGGCCGCGCGCGCAGGTACACCGGCCTGGCGCCGTCTCTCACCCGCAGCGTGACCAGCCCGCCATTGTACCGGCCCAGCCCCTCCGAGAATACGTCTTTAAATCTGGAACTAAATTCCGTCAAATCAAAAATTTCATTCGGTTTCACATAATACATTAATTCTAACTGTTGTTTAACCCTTTTAATAATACCCAATTCAATTAACCACTCTCTTCCCAACAAGTTCTCCTTGCCATTATCTACTACATACAAGTCCAAAACTTTGCTCAAGTTGCCCAAACGCACTTAACAGATCTTATCATTCCTAATGTAGGCACACTTTCTCCCGTCAAATAACATAACCTCAAATTGCTTGTATCTAACACACAATCACTAAAATGAGTTTCATAAAATTGCGTACTAATACATGAAATTCTGCTGCCAGTATCAATTTCCATGAATATATCCCTATTGTTCACATTTATCATCATTTTGTACGGCGGATATTTGGAATCACACTTGTTTTGTTTAACAAAAGAAAGATTTGTTACCTCTAAATCATCATCCGGGATCGATTGGTTTCCCGTTTCCGTAATAACATAATGGTGCCCCACGGAACGAGACAATCGCGGGCACATCTTCTTTAAGTGTCCCTCCTGGTTGCACACACGGCatgaatataatttaaatttgcatGTTTCACTGGAATGATCCCGTCCACAAACCGAACAAAGTTGACCGTGACCTACTTTTGGTCGAGAATAATCAGCTGTCAGTGTCATCTCCGCGCTAGCGCCGCCATTTCTACGCTGCCCGTTCGGCCATGCTCGTCCGTTCCCGCTTGTCGTCGTGCCGCCTCGCGCGCCTTCGGTGCGGCTAGCTGCCGTTCGTATGTTGCCTCTTGCTCTAGGCCGTAACACACCGCTCGCACCCGCTATTTCGCTAATAGCATGGCAACCTGCCGCCTCTCGCTCGCCGACCGGATTATTTCGACGAGCTACCTCCGCTGCGTTAAATTCCGCCGCCTACATTGCAATCGCTAAGTCCGTAGCCGTTTTTAATTTAAGGTCCTTTTCTGTAAATACCCTTAAACGAATGCTCTCACTATGTAAACCGCACACAAACTGGTCTCTTACACTGTCGTCTAACCAAGTCCCGAAGTCACAAAACCTACTTAATTTCTTCAAATCTGCCAAGTAATCTGCCACTGTTTCACTTTTTGCCTGTTTACGCTGGCGAAACTTGTACCTTTCGGCCAAAACACTTGGCGTAGGCTGTAAATGATCTGATaacagtttttgaatttggtcGTACTTTAAGGTAGACGGTTTTGCCGGTGTACACAAAGTCACTAACAGCTCGTACGCCTCTGCACCCATCAACGTGATCAGCAGTGGAACTTTTCTCTCTTCTTTGGTGTTATTTACCACAAAATATTGTTCCACTCGGTCCTTGTACGCTTCCCAGCTGCCTTTGTGAATATCGAACGGTTCCAATTTGCCCACCGCCATATTGCCGTTACCCGCCACTATTTTTGTCTTCACTACTGCGAAAAACAACGCGTTTCCGTGCCA comes from Cydia amplana chromosome 15, ilCydAmpl1.1, whole genome shotgun sequence and encodes:
- the LOC134654784 gene encoding uncharacterized protein K02A2.6-like — its product is MWGYRMVIPTALRPSIMKELHSSHQGMVKMKAVAPSFVWWPGIDKEIEQICKLCAICAADAAAPAKSAPQPWPYHEQAWSRLHIDFLGPFEGRTFFVIVDSTTKWIEAFVMQRTTGTAVIKVLMEIFARFGLPKEVVSDNGPPFTSQEVDQFMTRSGIKHTYSAPYHPASNGAAEGAVKLCKRALRKATKEKVDLDVALQTFLFNYRNCPHSTTGESPAMMLQKRALRCRLDLLQPGATVDQRVRQSQSEQVERFTSRPSHQMKEGDPVWLQEYSGPDKSVPGTISEVKGNRNYVVTRENGITGHRHTDQLKKIFKYCVPLGTQFENTEDIGIEAPQPVELPTPTAQDAPAAPAQPGTSTDPPAQVRSYESKRIRRPPVRFGFENFEID